The Micromonospora sp. NBC_00421 genome contains a region encoding:
- a CDS encoding 3-deoxy-7-phosphoheptulonate synthase class II — protein sequence MRRFPHPPGDADGPAHARCPADRLLAHRLDEALARPAAQQPGWPDPDRARAVVARLRQVDPIVTPVETARLADRLASVARGEAFLLQGGDCAETFADNTESHLRANLRVLSRMSDVLTGATGMPVVSIARMAGQYAKPRSNAVDASGLPVYRGDIVNSAEPTLAARTPDPYRMLRAHAHAAGAMEVVRRVGAGGVYVSHEMLLLDYERAVLWADACTPRARLTSGLAHFLWVGERTRQLGGAHVAFAELLANPIGVKIGPGVTPELAVEYVERLDPDAVPGRLTLVSRMGHALVRDVLPPIVEKVNASGHQVVWQCDPMHGNTRLSGNGFKTRHFDGVLDELAGFFEVHRGLGTHPGGIHVEVTGEDVTECLGGGCGITERDLPTRYRTACDPRLNAAQSVELAVAVAAMLTGRGSAGRAGRC from the coding sequence ATGAGACGGTTCCCGCACCCGCCGGGCGACGCCGACGGACCTGCGCACGCCCGCTGCCCGGCGGATCGGCTGCTGGCCCACCGGTTGGACGAGGCGCTGGCCCGTCCCGCGGCGCAACAGCCGGGCTGGCCGGACCCGGACCGGGCCCGGGCCGTCGTCGCGCGGTTGCGGCAGGTCGATCCGATCGTGACGCCGGTGGAGACGGCCCGGCTGGCCGATCGGCTCGCCTCGGTCGCCCGGGGTGAGGCGTTCCTGCTCCAGGGCGGCGACTGCGCCGAGACCTTCGCCGACAACACCGAGTCGCACCTGCGCGCCAACCTGCGGGTGCTGTCCCGGATGTCCGACGTGCTGACCGGGGCCACCGGGATGCCGGTGGTCAGTATCGCGCGAATGGCAGGCCAGTACGCCAAGCCCCGGTCCAATGCCGTGGACGCGTCGGGCCTCCCGGTGTACCGCGGTGACATCGTCAACTCCGCCGAACCCACCCTCGCCGCCAGGACGCCCGACCCGTACCGCATGTTGCGGGCCCACGCGCACGCGGCGGGCGCGATGGAGGTGGTCCGCCGGGTCGGCGCGGGCGGGGTCTACGTGAGCCACGAGATGCTCCTGCTCGACTACGAGCGGGCCGTGCTCTGGGCGGATGCCTGCACCCCCCGAGCCCGGCTGACCAGCGGTCTCGCCCACTTCCTGTGGGTCGGTGAGCGCACCCGTCAGCTCGGCGGGGCGCACGTCGCATTCGCGGAGCTGCTGGCCAACCCGATCGGCGTCAAGATCGGTCCCGGGGTGACCCCGGAGCTGGCCGTCGAGTACGTGGAGCGCCTCGACCCGGACGCCGTCCCGGGACGGTTGACGCTGGTGAGCCGGATGGGCCACGCCCTGGTCCGGGACGTGCTGCCGCCGATCGTGGAGAAGGTCAACGCCTCCGGGCACCAGGTGGTCTGGCAGTGCGACCCTATGCACGGCAACACCCGGCTGTCGGGTAACGGGTTCAAGACCCGGCACTTCGACGGAGTGCTCGACGAGCTGGCCGGCTTCTTCGAGGTGCACCGGGGACTCGGCACCCATCCGGGCGGCATCCACGTCGAGGTGACCGGCGAGGACGTGACGGAGTGCCTGGGTGGCGGCTGCGGGATCACCGAGCGTGACCTGCCCACCCGCTACCGGACCGCCTGCGACCCGCGACTGAACGCCGCGCAGTCGGTCGAACTCGCCGTCGCGGTCGCCGCGATGCTGACCGGTCGGGGCTCGGCCGGGCGGGCGGGACGGTGCTGA
- a CDS encoding Gfo/Idh/MocA family protein: MSIRVAVVGLGWAGRELWLPLLRAHADFEVVAVVDADPASRAAFRDEPGLAVHPTVDAFTAKEVDLAVVAVPNHLHVEVAGALLATGISVFVEKPVCLTSAEVDVLAMAERRGGMLLAGSAARYRGDVEALRRALRDLGDIRHVDLGWTRSRGVPRAGGWFTQRGKAGGGALFDLGWHLVDTLAFLLGPATFTQVIGVTSDDFVNVDAWRAAWRQDQPGADAADVEDTARGFLVRDDGVSVALRASWASHEARDVSSIRVEGRAGVAELRCTFGFSPNREPDPVLTMTREGATTRLAVPTERIGIEYTRQLDDLAAMLADPASRGRAIAEARPIVQMIENFYASAGSARARRTVSAYQ, from the coding sequence ATGAGCATCCGGGTTGCGGTGGTCGGGCTCGGCTGGGCGGGGCGGGAGTTGTGGCTGCCGCTGCTGCGTGCGCACGCCGACTTCGAGGTCGTCGCGGTCGTCGACGCCGACCCGGCGTCGCGGGCGGCGTTCCGGGACGAGCCGGGCCTCGCCGTGCATCCCACTGTCGACGCGTTCACCGCGAAGGAGGTCGACCTGGCCGTCGTCGCGGTGCCCAACCACCTGCACGTCGAGGTGGCCGGCGCGTTGCTCGCCACCGGGATCTCGGTGTTCGTCGAGAAACCGGTCTGCCTGACCTCTGCCGAGGTCGACGTCCTCGCGATGGCCGAACGCCGGGGCGGGATGCTGCTCGCCGGCAGCGCCGCCCGGTACCGGGGTGATGTCGAGGCGTTGCGGCGGGCGCTGCGGGACCTGGGTGACATCCGGCACGTCGACCTCGGCTGGACCCGGTCCCGCGGCGTGCCGCGGGCCGGCGGCTGGTTCACCCAGCGCGGCAAGGCCGGCGGGGGAGCGCTGTTCGACCTCGGCTGGCACCTGGTAGACACGCTGGCGTTCCTGCTCGGCCCGGCCACCTTCACGCAGGTGATCGGCGTGACGTCGGACGACTTCGTCAACGTGGACGCCTGGCGGGCGGCGTGGCGACAGGACCAGCCCGGCGCCGACGCCGCCGACGTGGAGGACACCGCACGCGGTTTCCTGGTACGCGACGACGGCGTCTCGGTCGCCCTGCGGGCCAGTTGGGCATCGCACGAGGCGCGGGACGTGTCGTCGATCCGCGTCGAGGGCCGGGCCGGGGTCGCGGAGTTGAGGTGCACCTTCGGCTTCAGCCCCAACCGGGAGCCCGATCCGGTGCTGACGATGACCCGGGAGGGCGCCACGACCCGGCTCGCGGTGCCGACCGAGCGGATCGGCATCGAGTACACCCGGCAACTGGACGACCTCGCCGCGATGCTCGCCGACCCGGCCAGCCGCGGCCGCGCCATCGCCGAGGCCCGGCCGATCGTGCAGATGATCGAGAACTTCTACGCGTCGG
- a CDS encoding shikimate dehydrogenase family protein — translation MSGTTRLYVVLGDPVVQVRSPLLVNPLLARLGVDAVLVPVHARPEHLARILDGLRCVGNVDGIFVTVPHKAAVVALADRCSPMVRIAGSANALRRDDDGSWYAENFDGLGFVAGLVAAGHEPAGRRVALVGAGGAGSAIAAALLSAGVDRLAVCDPDTARLAGLRSRLDPHWPGRTVTSAGPDLDGVDLVVNATPLGLEPDDPLPMRPDLLPPGSVVADIIMHPRETRLLRAAAARGHTVHHGFHMLDGQLDSYRSFFRWGDVSTTTRPRDVGPRPRSYHDARG, via the coding sequence GTGAGCGGCACCACCCGGCTGTACGTGGTCCTGGGTGATCCGGTCGTCCAGGTGCGCTCACCCCTGCTGGTCAACCCGCTCCTCGCCCGGCTGGGCGTCGACGCGGTGCTGGTCCCGGTGCACGCGCGGCCGGAACACCTCGCCCGGATCCTGGACGGGTTGCGGTGTGTCGGCAACGTCGACGGCATCTTCGTCACGGTGCCGCACAAGGCCGCGGTCGTCGCGCTCGCCGATCGGTGCAGCCCGATGGTCCGGATCGCCGGGAGCGCCAACGCGCTGCGCCGGGACGACGACGGCAGCTGGTACGCGGAGAACTTCGACGGTCTGGGCTTCGTGGCCGGTCTGGTGGCGGCCGGCCACGAGCCGGCGGGCCGTCGGGTGGCCCTCGTCGGGGCGGGGGGCGCGGGCAGCGCCATCGCGGCGGCGCTGCTGTCGGCGGGGGTCGACCGGTTGGCCGTGTGTGACCCGGACACCGCCCGACTGGCCGGTCTGCGCTCCCGCCTGGACCCGCACTGGCCCGGCCGCACCGTCACCTCGGCCGGGCCGGACCTCGACGGCGTCGACCTGGTGGTGAACGCCACGCCGCTCGGGCTCGAACCCGACGACCCGCTGCCGATGCGACCGGACCTCCTACCACCGGGCAGCGTGGTGGCCGACATCATCATGCACCCCCGGGAGACCCGCCTGTTGCGGGCCGCCGCGGCGCGTGGGCACACCGTCCATCATGGATTCCACATGCTCGACGGGCAGCTCGATTCGTACCGCTCCTTCTTCCGCTGGGGCGACGTGTCGACGACTACCAGACCGAGGGATGTTGGCCCCCGACCGCGCTCATACCATGACGCAAGAGGCTGA
- the rifK gene encoding 3-amino-5-hydroxybenzoate synthase: MDARPAPEFPAWPQHDDAERDGLIRALEQGQWWRMGGSEVDSFEREFADHHGAEHALAVTNGTHALELALQVMGVGPGTEVIVPAFTFISSSQAAQRLGAVTVPVDVDPDTYNIDPGAVAAAVTPRTRAIMPVHMAGLIADMDTLAKISAENGVPLLQDAAHAHGAQWQGRRVGELGSIATFSFQNGKLMTAGEGGAVVFPEGESEKYELAFLRHSCGRPRGDRRYLHRISGSNMRLNEFSAAVLRAQLRRLDAQIALRDQRWTLLSRLLGAIDGVVPQGGDVRADRNSHYMAMFRVPGISEDGRNALVDRLVAAGLPAFAGFRAIYRTEAFWEFGAPDESLDAIAERCPHTDAISRDCVWLHHRVLLAGEQEMHATAEIVAAAVATA, translated from the coding sequence ATGGACGCGCGACCGGCACCAGAATTCCCCGCGTGGCCTCAGCACGACGACGCCGAGCGGGACGGCCTGATCCGTGCGCTCGAGCAGGGCCAGTGGTGGCGCATGGGCGGATCCGAAGTGGACTCGTTCGAGCGAGAGTTCGCCGACCACCATGGCGCCGAACACGCGCTGGCGGTCACCAACGGCACACACGCGCTGGAGCTCGCCCTGCAGGTCATGGGAGTCGGGCCGGGCACCGAGGTCATCGTGCCGGCCTTCACCTTCATCTCCTCCTCCCAGGCGGCCCAGCGGCTCGGCGCGGTCACCGTCCCGGTCGACGTCGACCCGGACACCTACAACATCGACCCGGGAGCGGTCGCCGCCGCCGTCACGCCACGCACCAGGGCGATCATGCCGGTGCACATGGCCGGTCTGATCGCCGACATGGACACGCTGGCGAAGATCTCCGCCGAGAACGGCGTACCGCTGCTCCAGGACGCCGCGCACGCGCACGGCGCGCAGTGGCAGGGCCGGCGCGTCGGTGAGCTGGGCAGCATCGCCACCTTCAGCTTCCAGAACGGCAAGCTGATGACCGCCGGCGAGGGCGGTGCCGTGGTGTTCCCGGAGGGGGAGAGCGAGAAGTACGAGCTGGCCTTCCTGCGGCACAGCTGTGGTCGGCCCCGGGGCGACCGCCGCTACCTGCACCGGATCTCCGGGTCCAACATGCGGCTCAACGAGTTCTCCGCCGCCGTGCTGCGGGCACAGCTGCGTCGCCTCGACGCGCAGATCGCGCTGCGGGACCAGCGCTGGACGCTGCTGTCGCGGCTGCTCGGGGCGATCGACGGGGTGGTGCCGCAGGGCGGCGACGTGCGCGCCGACCGCAACTCGCACTACATGGCGATGTTCCGCGTCCCCGGCATCAGCGAGGACGGCCGCAACGCCCTGGTCGACCGGCTGGTGGCGGCGGGTCTACCGGCGTTCGCCGGGTTCCGCGCGATCTACCGCACGGAGGCCTTCTGGGAGTTCGGCGCACCCGACGAGAGCCTGGACGCCATCGCGGAGCGCTGCCCGCACACCGATGCCATCAGCCGGGACTGCGTCTGGCTGCACCACCGGGTGCTGCTCGCCGGAGAGCAGGAGATGCACGCGACGGCCGAGATCGTCGCCGCCGCCGTGGCCACCGCATGA